A genome region from Candidatus Paceibacterota bacterium includes the following:
- the rplW gene encoding 50S ribosomal protein L23 has product MNSFEIIRTVRLTEKGTRQGEKFNQYTVMADPRANKQQIRVAVQELFKVKVVKVNTLNVRGKFRRQRTKQAGRSSNWKKAIVTLKAGDKIVLT; this is encoded by the coding sequence ATGAATTCTTTTGAGATTATCCGTACCGTGCGTTTGACCGAGAAGGGGACACGCCAGGGGGAGAAGTTTAATCAATACACCGTCATGGCCGATCCGCGCGCCAACAAGCAGCAAATCCGCGTGGCAGTGCAGGAATTGTTCAAGGTCAAAGTGGTTAAGGTTAATACGCTGAACGTGCGCGGCAAGTTCCGCCGGCAACGCACCAAGCAGGCCGGCCGATCCTCCAATTGGAAGAAGGCCATCGTGACCCTCAAGGCGGGGGACAAGATCGTCCTGACCTGA
- the rplD gene encoding 50S ribosomal protein L4, whose protein sequence is MKLTIKDTKGNKQGELEVKFPLVENGKGTQAVHDVVVAYQAAQRMGTACTKNVGEVAGTNKKPWRQKGTGRARAGSFQSPLWPGGGVVFGPKPRDFGKKVSRKTRQLALRKALSERLRAGDVVLVDDIKLDSPRTKAFIGMLSALELKGTALIVAQEANKNLTLATRNVPEVALTTSDMLNTYDVLRPDKLVFTRNAFEQLEARLGKE, encoded by the coding sequence ATGAAGCTTACGATTAAGGATACCAAAGGTAACAAGCAGGGCGAACTGGAAGTCAAATTCCCGCTCGTCGAGAACGGGAAGGGAACCCAGGCCGTTCACGACGTGGTGGTGGCCTACCAGGCCGCCCAGCGGATGGGCACCGCCTGCACCAAGAACGTCGGCGAAGTCGCGGGCACCAACAAGAAGCCGTGGCGGCAAAAGGGCACCGGCCGCGCCCGCGCCGGCTCGTTCCAGTCACCGCTCTGGCCCGGTGGCGGCGTCGTCTTCGGACCCAAGCCGCGTGATTTCGGCAAGAAGGTGTCGCGCAAGACCAGGCAGCTCGCGTTGCGCAAGGCGCTGTCCGAGCGGCTGCGCGCCGGGGACGTGGTGCTGGTGGATGACATCAAGCTGGATTCGCCCAGGACGAAAGCGTTCATCGGGATGCTAAGCGCCCTGGAGCTGAAAGGAACGGCGCTGATTGTGGCGCAGGAGGCCAACAAGAACCTGACGCTGGCCACGCGCAACGTGCCGGAAGTGGCACTGACGACCAGTGACATGCTCAACACCTACGACGTGTTGCGCCCCGACAAGCTGGTGTTTACGCGAAACGCCTTCGAGCAACTGGAAGCGCGTTTAGGCAAGGAATAG
- the rplC gene encoding 50S ribosomal protein L3, with the protein MPLGLLGKKLGQTRVYNAKGVVTSVTVVLAGPNRVLQCKTQQTDGYNAVQLGFDDQKEQRMKKPLLGHIKKFNGQPVKRIHEFRNFSKEVKPGDVVGPALFAPGDYVDAIGVTKGRGFEGVVKRHRFRGGDSTHGAKGWHRRGGAIGNRLFPGTVLRGMKMPGHMGQVRRTTQNLQVIQVREADNVLLIKGAIPGSPGDYVVIRESKKRPKGWIPRAEREENIKKTQGKKKK; encoded by the coding sequence ATGCCACTCGGACTACTCGGAAAGAAGCTGGGCCAGACGCGCGTCTACAACGCCAAAGGGGTGGTCACCTCGGTGACCGTGGTGCTTGCCGGCCCCAATCGCGTGCTGCAGTGCAAGACTCAGCAAACGGACGGTTACAACGCCGTGCAACTCGGTTTTGACGACCAGAAGGAACAGCGGATGAAGAAACCGCTGCTCGGCCACATCAAGAAGTTCAACGGCCAGCCCGTCAAGCGTATCCACGAGTTTCGCAACTTCTCCAAGGAAGTGAAGCCCGGCGATGTGGTCGGCCCGGCGCTGTTTGCTCCGGGCGATTACGTGGATGCCATCGGCGTGACCAAGGGGCGCGGTTTTGAAGGCGTGGTCAAGCGCCATCGTTTCCGCGGCGGCGACTCGACCCACGGCGCGAAGGGCTGGCATCGTCGCGGCGGGGCGATTGGTAACCGGTTGTTCCCGGGCACAGTGCTGCGGGGGATGAAGATGCCCGGCCACATGGGCCAGGTGCGTCGCACCACCCAGAACCTGCAAGTGATCCAGGTCCGCGAGGCCGACAACGTCCTGCTCATCAAGGGCGCCATCCCCGGCTCACCGGGCGATTACGTGGTTATTCGCGAATCCAAAAAGCGGCCCAAGGGTTGGATACCTCGTGCGGAACGGGAGGAGAACATCAAGAAGACCCAGGGCAAGAAGAAGAAGTAA
- the rpsJ gene encoding 30S ribosomal protein S10: MAGQRIRIRLKAYDHRVIDQSARDIADTVKRTGARVAGPIPLPTRVERFTVQRSPHCDKKSQETFEQRTHKRLIDIIEPTAKTVDELKKLNLPAGVDITIKI, from the coding sequence ATGGCTGGACAACGCATTCGTATCCGACTGAAGGCCTATGACCACCGCGTCATAGACCAATCCGCCCGCGACATTGCGGACACCGTCAAACGCACGGGAGCACGCGTCGCGGGGCCCATCCCTCTTCCCACTCGCGTCGAGCGGTTTACCGTCCAACGGTCGCCGCACTGCGACAAGAAATCGCAAGAGACCTTTGAGCAACGCACGCACAAACGGCTGATTGACATCATCGAGCCGACCGCCAAGACCGTGGACGAGCTAAAGAAGCTTAACCTGCCGGCGGGCGTGGACATCACCATTAAGATCTAA
- a CDS encoding M48 family metallopeptidase translates to MRRAFPQPLLCAVLAVLGALCFTGCETVTETGRSQLNLVSADEEMKLGVSAFQETKQKTPISRDAQASAMVQRAGQRIAAVATLPNAQWEFVLFDSPEANAWCLPGGKVGVYSGILPITKDEAGLATVIGHEVAHATAHHGAERMSQQMVAQFGSSAAGALTSGKSQATQALVGQAYGVVSQVGVLLPFSRKQEAEADYIGLLYMARAGYDPAAAVAFWQRFSDYNRQHGGGQGLSFLRTHPLDEQRIKDLQAQLPKAQAEYQKAKAAGK, encoded by the coding sequence ATGAGAAGAGCATTTCCCCAACCTCTACTGTGCGCGGTGTTGGCCGTACTGGGCGCGCTGTGCTTCACCGGCTGCGAGACAGTCACTGAGACGGGCCGCAGCCAATTGAACCTGGTCTCGGCGGACGAAGAGATGAAACTAGGCGTGTCGGCGTTCCAGGAGACCAAGCAGAAAACTCCGATCAGTCGCGACGCGCAGGCCAGCGCGATGGTGCAGCGGGCGGGTCAACGCATTGCCGCAGTCGCCACACTGCCAAATGCACAGTGGGAGTTTGTGCTGTTCGACAGCCCGGAGGCTAATGCGTGGTGTCTGCCCGGCGGGAAGGTGGGGGTATACAGCGGCATCCTGCCGATTACCAAAGACGAGGCGGGGCTGGCGACAGTCATCGGGCACGAGGTCGCGCACGCTACCGCCCATCACGGAGCGGAACGCATGAGCCAGCAAATGGTGGCGCAGTTCGGCAGCAGCGCGGCGGGCGCGCTGACTTCGGGCAAGAGCCAGGCGACACAGGCGCTGGTGGGGCAGGCTTACGGTGTGGTAAGCCAGGTCGGAGTGTTGCTGCCGTTCAGCCGAAAACAAGAGGCGGAAGCGGATTACATCGGGCTGCTCTACATGGCTCGCGCGGGCTACGACCCGGCCGCCGCCGTTGCCTTTTGGCAGCGCTTCTCCGATTACAACCGCCAGCACGGCGGCGGCCAGGGGCTTTCCTTCCTGCGCACGCATCCGCTGGACGAACAGCGCATCAAGGACCTCCAGGCCCAACTTCCAAAGGCGCAAGCCGAATACCAGAAGGCTAAGGCCGCAGGCAAGTAG
- the fusA gene encoding elongation factor G → MEPAVVTKKSAKAKGATGPQRQYAMERTRNIGIAAHIDAGKTTTTERILFYTGLIHRMGDVDDGNTVTDWMEQERERGITITSAATTCYWTQRDDGTYKSFVGQPHRINIIDTPGHVDFTAEVERSMRVLDGAVAVFCGVAGVQPQSETVWRQATKYKVPRIAFVNKMDRTGANFENALNDMRKKLGAYAYPIFLPIGKEDYFAGVIDVVNQKAIIYDPGDDLGLKYQIADIPAEQKESAKAALAELIDAVSNKDEQVAELVIENKPVPPDVLKAAIRRLTCKIALVPVLCGSAFRKRGVQSLIDSVIDYLPSPLDVPPAVGIAPDTEAKVEVPSDDNQKFCSLAFKLWTDPYVGKLVFFRVYSGRLNKGDMIYNPRTRKRARVSRVLMIQADKRIDVETTFAGDIAALVGLRNITTGDTLCDENFEVLLEPPTFPEPVISMAVEPKTKADREKMGEGLQRLAEEDPTFRCFTNEETGQLIIAGMGELHLEIIRDRLFREFKVGANAGAPQIAYRETVTKAAEGEGKFIRQSGGRGQYGHACITLEPNARGKGVEVENKIVGGAIPKEYIPAVTDGVREAIAGGVLAGYPVVDVKVAIVDGTFHEVDSSELAFKMAGIFALKEAAKKANPILLEPIMKVELTTPDEYQGDLLGDLNRRRGKITHIEAKDSSTIVTAEVPLAEMFGYATAIRSLSKGRAAYAMEPFRFEPVPSSIVAGILDVAKGKPAARA, encoded by the coding sequence ATGGAACCAGCAGTAGTAACAAAGAAATCGGCTAAGGCCAAAGGCGCGACCGGGCCGCAGCGGCAGTATGCGATGGAGCGCACCCGCAATATCGGCATCGCCGCGCACATTGACGCCGGCAAAACCACCACCACCGAGCGCATCCTCTTTTACACGGGACTCATCCACCGGATGGGTGACGTGGACGACGGCAACACCGTGACGGACTGGATGGAGCAGGAACGCGAGCGCGGCATCACCATTACCTCCGCGGCGACCACCTGCTACTGGACCCAGCGGGACGACGGCACCTACAAGTCGTTTGTGGGACAGCCGCACCGGATCAACATCATTGACACCCCGGGCCACGTGGACTTCACCGCCGAAGTTGAGCGCTCCATGCGCGTGCTGGACGGCGCGGTGGCCGTGTTTTGCGGAGTGGCTGGCGTGCAGCCGCAATCGGAAACGGTCTGGCGGCAGGCGACCAAATACAAGGTGCCCCGCATCGCTTTCGTCAACAAAATGGACCGCACCGGGGCGAACTTTGAAAACGCCCTCAACGATATGCGCAAGAAGCTGGGCGCCTACGCCTACCCCATCTTCCTGCCCATCGGCAAAGAGGATTACTTTGCCGGTGTCATTGATGTCGTGAACCAAAAGGCGATTATTTATGACCCGGGCGACGACCTTGGACTGAAGTACCAGATCGCGGACATTCCGGCGGAACAGAAGGAGTCGGCGAAGGCGGCCCTGGCGGAATTGATTGACGCGGTGTCCAACAAGGACGAACAGGTCGCCGAGCTGGTGATCGAGAACAAGCCCGTCCCCCCGGATGTTCTGAAAGCGGCCATCCGGCGTTTGACGTGCAAAATCGCGCTCGTCCCCGTGCTGTGCGGCTCGGCCTTCCGGAAGCGCGGCGTGCAGTCGCTCATTGATTCGGTCATTGATTATCTGCCGTCACCGTTGGATGTGCCGCCCGCCGTGGGTATTGCGCCGGACACCGAAGCCAAGGTCGAAGTCCCGTCCGACGACAACCAGAAGTTCTGTTCGCTCGCCTTTAAACTGTGGACCGACCCCTATGTTGGCAAGCTCGTGTTCTTCCGCGTGTATAGCGGCCGGTTGAACAAGGGTGACATGATCTATAACCCGCGCACGCGCAAGCGCGCGCGGGTTAGCCGCGTCCTAATGATCCAGGCTGACAAGCGCATTGACGTAGAGACAACCTTCGCCGGCGATATCGCCGCGCTGGTGGGCTTGAGGAACATCACCACCGGCGACACGCTTTGCGATGAGAACTTCGAAGTGCTGCTCGAACCGCCCACATTCCCGGAACCGGTCATCTCGATGGCGGTGGAGCCCAAGACCAAGGCAGACCGCGAGAAGATGGGCGAGGGTTTGCAGCGCCTGGCGGAGGAAGATCCCACCTTCCGCTGTTTCACCAACGAGGAAACCGGCCAGCTTATCATTGCGGGCATGGGCGAGCTGCACCTGGAAATCATTCGCGACCGCTTGTTTCGTGAATTCAAGGTCGGGGCCAATGCCGGGGCGCCGCAAATCGCTTACCGTGAGACCGTCACCAAAGCGGCCGAAGGCGAGGGCAAGTTTATCCGTCAGTCCGGCGGGCGTGGCCAGTATGGCCACGCGTGCATCACGCTGGAACCCAACGCGCGGGGCAAGGGCGTTGAGGTCGAAAACAAAATTGTCGGCGGCGCCATTCCCAAAGAATACATACCGGCGGTCACGGACGGGGTCCGGGAAGCCATCGCGGGCGGTGTGCTGGCGGGCTACCCGGTGGTGGACGTCAAAGTGGCCATCGTGGACGGCACGTTTCACGAGGTGGACTCCAGCGAGCTGGCGTTCAAGATGGCGGGCATCTTTGCCCTCAAAGAAGCGGCGAAGAAGGCCAATCCCATCCTGCTCGAACCCATCATGAAGGTGGAGTTGACCACGCCCGACGAATACCAGGGCGATCTGCTGGGCGACCTGAATCGGCGCCGCGGCAAGATTACCCACATTGAGGCCAAAGACAGCTCGACGATTGTGACCGCCGAAGTGCCGCTGGCCGAAATGTTCGGCTACGCGACGGCGATACGTTCGCTATCAAAAGGCCGCGCGGCGTATGCGATGGAGCCGTTCCGTTTCGAGCCCGTGCCCAGTAGTATCGTGGCCGGCATTCTGGACGTCGCCAAAGGCAAGCCCGCCGCTCGCGCCTGA
- the rpsG gene encoding 30S ribosomal protein S7, with product MSRRRRAVSRPIPKDAKFNSTLVTRLVNTVMERGNKSVAQRIVYGAFDELIAKNPATNPLEVLQRAVDNAKPRLEVKARRMGGATYQVPLEVPADRQFSLALRWLVDIAEARKGIPMKQALAAEILEAYQGQGNAIRKRDEVHKMAQANKAFAHFRW from the coding sequence ATGTCACGACGTCGTCGAGCAGTCAGTCGGCCCATCCCCAAGGATGCAAAATTCAACAGCACTTTGGTGACGCGCCTGGTCAACACGGTTATGGAACGGGGCAATAAGAGTGTGGCGCAACGCATAGTCTACGGCGCGTTCGATGAACTCATTGCCAAGAACCCGGCGACCAATCCGCTGGAAGTTTTGCAGCGGGCGGTGGATAACGCCAAGCCACGGCTGGAGGTCAAGGCGCGGCGGATGGGCGGCGCCACTTACCAGGTGCCGCTGGAAGTCCCGGCCGACCGCCAGTTCTCGCTGGCGTTGCGCTGGCTGGTGGACATCGCCGAAGCGCGCAAGGGCATCCCGATGAAGCAAGCCTTGGCCGCGGAGATACTGGAAGCCTACCAGGGCCAGGGCAATGCCATCCGCAAACGCGACGAGGTGCACAAGATGGCCCAGGCCAACAAGGCCTTTGCCCATTTCCGCTGGTAA
- the rpsL gene encoding 30S ribosomal protein S12, with protein MPTINQLVRKGRRKLQHKSKSPALGNSPFRRGVCIQVMTRTPKKPNSAMRKVAKVRLTNGYEVIAYIPDEGHNLQEHSIVLVRGGRVKDLPGVRYHIVRGTLDAAGVEKRRVSRSKYGVKRPKEGARPAAAAAADAPAPAPAA; from the coding sequence ATGCCGACGATTAATCAATTGGTCCGCAAGGGCCGCCGCAAACTGCAGCATAAGTCCAAGTCACCTGCCTTGGGGAATTCGCCCTTTCGCCGGGGCGTCTGCATCCAGGTGATGACGCGCACTCCCAAGAAACCGAATTCGGCGATGCGCAAGGTGGCCAAGGTGCGCCTGACCAACGGGTACGAGGTGATTGCCTACATCCCGGACGAGGGCCACAATCTGCAGGAACACTCGATCGTGCTGGTGAGGGGTGGTCGCGTAAAGGATTTGCCGGGTGTTCGTTACCATATTGTGCGTGGAACGTTGGACGCCGCCGGTGTGGAGAAGCGCCGCGTCAGCCGCTCGAAATACGGCGTGAAACGGCCGAAAGAAGGTGCTCGTCCGGCTGCTGCGGCCGCGGCTGATGCCCCCGCTCCCGCGCCAGCAGCGTGA